A section of the Rhizomicrobium sp. genome encodes:
- a CDS encoding electron transfer flavoprotein subunit beta/FixA family protein, with the protein MKVLVPVKRVIDYNVKVRVKADQSGVDLANVKMSMNPFDEICVEEAVRLKEKGKATEVIAVSIGPQQASETIRTALAMGADRGILVKTDQEVEPLAVAKILKAICEIEKPSLVITGKQAIDDDSNQTGQMLAALLGWAQGTFAHKLELDAESAKIEREIDGGLQTVEVKLPAVMTVDLRLNEPRYASLPNIMKAKKKPIEEKSPADYGVDIAPKLKVLKVTEPPKRQAGIKVKTVAELLDKLKNEAGVI; encoded by the coding sequence ATGAAAGTGCTGGTGCCCGTCAAGCGGGTGATCGACTACAACGTCAAGGTTCGCGTGAAGGCGGACCAGTCCGGCGTGGACCTCGCCAACGTCAAAATGTCCATGAACCCGTTCGACGAGATCTGCGTCGAAGAAGCGGTGCGCCTGAAGGAAAAGGGCAAGGCGACGGAAGTCATCGCCGTTTCCATCGGGCCGCAGCAGGCCTCCGAGACCATCCGCACCGCGCTCGCCATGGGCGCCGACCGCGGGATTCTGGTGAAGACCGACCAGGAGGTCGAGCCGCTGGCGGTCGCCAAAATCCTGAAAGCGATCTGCGAGATCGAGAAGCCTTCGCTGGTCATCACGGGCAAGCAGGCAATCGACGACGACAGCAACCAGACCGGCCAGATGCTGGCGGCGCTCCTGGGCTGGGCCCAGGGCACCTTCGCCCATAAACTCGAACTGGACGCCGAGAGCGCCAAGATCGAACGCGAGATCGACGGCGGCCTTCAGACCGTGGAGGTCAAGCTGCCGGCGGTGATGACCGTCGACCTGCGCCTCAACGAGCCGCGCTACGCCTCGCTGCCCAACATCATGAAGGCGAAGAAGAAGCCGATCGAGGAGAAGTCGCCGGCCGATTACGGCGTCGACATCGCGCCGAAGCTGAAGGTGCTGAAGGTCACCGAGCCGCCCAAGCGCCAGGCCGGCATCAAGGTGAAGACCGTCGCCGAGCTGCTCGACAAGCTCAAGAACGAAGCGGGAGTGATCTGA
- a CDS encoding PH domain-containing protein, whose product MSYIDNTLGEGERLVARAHFHWWYSLKAWLALILLGWCLIGIVIFISMMVRKWTTEIGVTTHRFVEKEGLFSLKTFEVALPNIEGVRVTQNVWGRMLGYGSLRIEGTGVDHVDLPSIADPLAFRAAIETAKSGTGH is encoded by the coding sequence ATGTCCTATATCGACAACACGCTGGGCGAGGGCGAGCGCCTGGTCGCGCGGGCGCATTTCCACTGGTGGTACAGCCTCAAAGCGTGGCTCGCCCTGATCCTGCTCGGCTGGTGCCTGATCGGCATCGTGATCTTCATCAGCATGATGGTGCGCAAATGGACGACCGAGATCGGCGTCACCACACACCGCTTCGTCGAGAAGGAGGGGCTGTTCAGCCTCAAGACCTTCGAGGTGGCGCTGCCGAACATCGAGGGCGTGCGGGTGACGCAGAACGTCTGGGGCCGGATGCTGGGCTATGGCTCGCTGCGCATCGAGGGCACCGGCGTCGATCATGTCGACCTGCCCAGCATCGCCGATCCGCTCGCCTTCCGCGCCGCGATCGAGACCGCGAAGTCCGGCACCGGGCACTAA
- a CDS encoding FAD-binding protein, with the protein MTSLVIAEHDNKSLKEATAKVVNAAAQLGAPVHVLVAGSDAAGVAEAAAKLAGVETVILADDPLYAKMVAETMETLILSLADKYDAILAPATTNGKNYLPRVAAKLDVAQISEIIKVVSPDTFERPIYAGNAIATVQAGAGKKVITVRTTTFKVVGEGGSAAVEKIGAAADPGLSKFVGEELSKSERPELTSAKIVISGGRGMQSGDNFHLLDKIADKLHAAVGASRAAVDAGFVPNDYQVGQTGKVVAPDLYIAVGISGAIQHLAGMKDSKVIAAINKDEEAPIFQVADYGLVADLFKAIPEMDEELTKLGY; encoded by the coding sequence ATGACCTCTCTCGTGATCGCCGAACACGACAACAAATCCCTCAAGGAAGCGACCGCCAAGGTCGTGAACGCCGCGGCACAGCTCGGCGCGCCGGTGCATGTGCTGGTCGCCGGCTCCGACGCGGCGGGCGTGGCCGAAGCGGCCGCCAAGCTCGCGGGCGTGGAGACGGTGATCCTCGCCGACGATCCGCTCTATGCCAAGATGGTCGCCGAGACGATGGAGACGCTGATCCTCTCCCTCGCCGACAAGTACGATGCGATCCTCGCGCCCGCCACGACCAATGGCAAGAACTACCTGCCGCGCGTCGCCGCCAAGCTCGACGTCGCGCAGATCAGCGAGATCATCAAAGTCGTCAGCCCGGACACGTTCGAGCGCCCGATCTATGCCGGCAACGCCATCGCCACCGTGCAGGCCGGCGCCGGCAAGAAGGTCATCACCGTACGCACCACCACCTTCAAGGTCGTGGGCGAGGGCGGTTCGGCTGCGGTCGAGAAGATCGGCGCGGCCGCCGATCCGGGCCTGTCGAAATTCGTCGGCGAGGAGCTGTCCAAGTCGGAACGCCCCGAACTGACCTCGGCCAAGATCGTGATCTCGGGCGGGCGCGGCATGCAGTCGGGCGACAATTTCCACCTGCTCGACAAGATCGCCGACAAGCTGCACGCCGCGGTCGGCGCCAGCCGCGCCGCGGTCGATGCCGGCTTCGTGCCCAACGACTACCAGGTCGGACAGACCGGCAAGGTCGTGGCGCCGGACCTTTACATCGCGGTCGGCATCTCGGGCGCGATCCAGCATCTCGCCGGCATGAAGGACTCCAAGGTCATCGCCGCCATCAACAAGGACGAGGAAGCGCCGATCTTCCAGGTCGCCGATTACGGCCTCGTCGCGGACCTGTTCAAGGCAATCCCCGAAATGGACGAAGAGCTCACCAAGCTTGGCTACTAG
- a CDS encoding FAD-binding oxidoreductase, which produces MARRGRLHGTAFIAFALAGVGAPAAAPAIVNDVTGLNPIAVERIVSPTSAQEIAGLVRAHRGPVCIGGARHSQGGQIATEGCLFLDMRRMDKILGLDPKNRRIRVQAGASWRRIQEAIDPHQLSLRIMQTYSNFTVGGSLSVNAHGRYVGEGAIIRSVEAITVVLADGTIVAASRTQHRDIFGAAIGGYGGIGVIVDATLDLVPNTHIRRMVRRVAVSQYRDYFLRSVANAPGAVFHNADLYPPDYRTLTAVTWLKTDRPLTVADRLAPVGAPSSFDRFLLDWLSRGPLGKEIREYVYDPAQYSRAGVEWRNYEASYDAASLEPASRAQYTYALEEYFVPVARFETFASAMAKILTDAHANVLNVSIRHAGADRESLLSWAPQERFAFVLYFGQGVSAAERADVRGWTARLIAEALREGGTYYLPYQIVATRAQFLKAYPRAPAFFALKAKLDPDCKFRNELWDRYDDMPACRSPAARAAPR; this is translated from the coding sequence ATGGCGCGGCGGGGACGACTGCACGGGACGGCATTCATCGCCTTTGCGCTCGCGGGCGTCGGCGCCCCGGCCGCTGCGCCGGCGATCGTCAATGACGTGACCGGACTTAATCCCATCGCGGTAGAGCGTATCGTCTCGCCCACCTCGGCACAGGAGATCGCAGGGCTCGTCCGCGCCCATCGCGGACCGGTCTGCATCGGCGGCGCGCGCCACAGCCAGGGCGGGCAGATCGCGACCGAGGGCTGCCTCTTCCTCGACATGCGCCGCATGGACAAAATCCTCGGACTCGATCCGAAGAACCGGCGGATCAGGGTCCAGGCCGGCGCGAGCTGGCGCCGGATCCAGGAAGCGATCGATCCGCATCAACTGTCGCTGCGGATCATGCAGACCTATTCCAACTTCACGGTCGGCGGATCGCTCAGCGTCAACGCGCATGGCCGCTATGTCGGCGAAGGCGCGATCATCCGCTCGGTGGAGGCCATCACCGTCGTCCTGGCCGACGGCACGATCGTCGCGGCGAGCCGCACGCAGCACCGCGATATCTTCGGCGCGGCGATCGGCGGTTATGGCGGCATCGGCGTCATCGTGGACGCGACGCTGGACCTCGTGCCCAACACGCATATCCGGCGGATGGTCCGGCGTGTGGCGGTGTCGCAATATCGGGACTATTTCCTCCGCAGCGTCGCCAATGCGCCAGGCGCCGTCTTCCACAACGCCGATCTCTATCCGCCCGACTACCGCACGCTTACCGCCGTCACCTGGCTGAAGACGGACCGTCCGCTGACCGTCGCCGACCGGCTGGCCCCTGTCGGCGCGCCGTCGTCGTTCGACCGGTTCCTGCTGGATTGGCTGTCGCGCGGTCCGCTCGGGAAAGAGATACGGGAATATGTCTACGACCCGGCTCAGTACAGCCGCGCCGGCGTCGAATGGCGCAACTATGAAGCGAGCTACGACGCGGCGAGTCTCGAACCGGCATCGCGGGCACAGTACACCTATGCGCTCGAGGAATATTTCGTGCCGGTCGCCCGGTTCGAAACCTTCGCGTCCGCCATGGCCAAGATCCTGACGGATGCCCACGCCAATGTGCTGAACGTCTCCATCCGACACGCAGGCGCCGACCGCGAATCGCTGCTGTCCTGGGCGCCGCAGGAGCGGTTCGCCTTCGTCCTGTATTTCGGCCAAGGCGTGAGCGCCGCCGAACGGGCGGATGTGCGGGGCTGGACGGCGCGGCTCATCGCGGAGGCGCTGCGCGAGGGCGGCACCTACTATCTGCCTTATCAGATCGTGGCGACGCGCGCGCAGTTTCTCAAGGCCTATCCGCGCGCGCCGGCGTTCTTCGCGCTGAAGGCGAAGCTCGATCCGGACTGCAAATTCCGCAACGAGCTATGGGATCGCTACGACGACATGCCGGCATGCCGTTCGCCGGCCGCGCGCGCCGCACCCCGTTGA
- a CDS encoding Gfo/Idh/MocA family oxidoreductase, translating to MRTYRVGVIGLGQRIAHVLRAMEEVGWKLDVAGYADPRPVGLPILAERDIAPGNAYASTAALLKDGPFDLVMIGSPNHLHYEHLLAAFEAGYPIFAEKPIVRTEEETFALARHLADKSTPPLFIGLVMRSMPIVRETVARVDSGEIGELVSMDATEHLPPEHGGYLARNWRRKQEWGGSYYLDKVCHDFDIFGRLARARPARVASFGGRKIFRSDRENAPRTYSDGSPAYAMRDAGWAGANDAFHSDMDVTDHQTAIVEYESGFQLSFHSNSHVSLGERRWYIAGTEGTLLADLVRNKLMVRRAMDKGKPERIDYANRTDDNHNGADQAMAKDLLATLETGATFPVTPYESMEAGLTVMAIDRAMAERRIVDCAPLWAGYDAARNHAIKEA from the coding sequence ATGAGAACCTATCGCGTCGGCGTCATCGGTCTGGGCCAGCGGATCGCGCATGTGCTGCGCGCCATGGAAGAGGTCGGCTGGAAACTGGATGTCGCGGGCTATGCCGACCCCCGGCCGGTCGGCTTGCCGATCCTGGCGGAGCGCGACATCGCGCCGGGCAACGCCTATGCGAGCACGGCCGCGCTGCTGAAGGACGGGCCGTTCGATCTCGTCATGATCGGCTCGCCCAATCACCTGCATTACGAGCATCTGCTGGCGGCGTTCGAGGCGGGCTATCCCATCTTCGCCGAAAAGCCGATCGTGCGCACGGAAGAGGAAACCTTCGCGCTGGCGCGGCACCTCGCTGACAAGAGCACGCCGCCGCTGTTCATCGGCCTCGTCATGCGCTCCATGCCGATCGTGCGCGAGACCGTCGCGCGCGTCGATTCCGGCGAGATCGGCGAGCTCGTCTCGATGGACGCGACCGAACACCTGCCGCCGGAGCATGGCGGCTATCTGGCGCGCAACTGGCGGCGCAAACAGGAATGGGGCGGCTCCTATTACCTCGACAAGGTGTGCCACGATTTCGATATCTTCGGCCGGCTGGCGCGGGCGCGGCCGGCGCGCGTCGCGAGCTTCGGCGGCAGGAAAATCTTTCGCTCCGATCGCGAGAACGCCCCGCGGACCTATTCCGACGGCTCGCCCGCCTATGCGATGCGCGATGCCGGCTGGGCGGGCGCCAACGACGCGTTCCATTCCGACATGGACGTGACCGATCACCAGACGGCGATCGTCGAGTATGAGAGCGGCTTCCAGCTCTCCTTCCATTCCAACAGCCATGTCAGCCTGGGCGAGCGGCGCTGGTACATCGCGGGCACCGAGGGCACGCTGCTGGCCGATCTGGTGCGCAACAAGCTGATGGTGCGCCGCGCGATGGACAAGGGCAAACCCGAGCGCATCGACTATGCCAACCGCACCGACGACAACCACAACGGCGCCGACCAGGCGATGGCGAAGGACCTTCTGGCGACGCTCGAGACCGGGGCGACGTTTCCCGTGACGCCCTATGAATCGATGGAAGCGGGCCTGACGGTCATGGCCATCGACCGCGCGATGGCCGAGCGCCGCATCGTCGACTGCGCGCCGCTCTGGGCCGGCTACGACGCGGCGCGAAATCATGCTATAAAAGAGGCATGA
- a CDS encoding Bcr/CflA family multidrug efflux MFS transporter has product MSVAQSPPTGARRAELIVILGALTAFAPLSTDMYLPALPSIARDFGASIGDVERTLASFFLGFALGQALFGPLADRFGRKAPLIAGLAVYVVACLLGAASFGVPLLTGLRFVQAVSACAGAVIARACVRDLFAAAEVPRIFSVMMTVMGLAPLLAPLVGGYLLLLFGWRAIFLTQAALGLLGLLAVLLRLPESHAGPRRDLHLGTIFLDYGRIVTDRRFIGYVLGAATSAGGLFAYITASPHVFIDLFHVPAQHFGWFFGANAIALITGSHVSGRLLKTRRAEQVLIVAQLGQAGAGVLLMTFATTGIGGIWGIAFGLMLYVGLNGAVMPTASGVAMRPFSLNAGMASALLGTFQFGMAALASVVVGALPQTSALTMAAAIAACGIGGLAFNLLLSPKAA; this is encoded by the coding sequence ATGTCTGTCGCCCAATCGCCGCCCACCGGCGCGCGCCGCGCCGAGCTGATCGTCATCCTCGGCGCGCTGACCGCCTTCGCGCCGCTCTCGACCGACATGTACCTGCCGGCGCTGCCCTCGATCGCGCGCGACTTCGGCGCCTCGATTGGCGATGTCGAACGCACGCTGGCATCCTTCTTCTTGGGCTTCGCGCTCGGCCAGGCGCTGTTCGGCCCGCTTGCCGACCGCTTCGGGCGCAAGGCGCCGCTCATCGCCGGCCTGGCGGTCTATGTCGTCGCCTGCCTCCTGGGCGCGGCCTCCTTCGGGGTGCCGCTCCTCACCGGCCTGCGCTTCGTCCAGGCGGTCAGCGCCTGCGCCGGCGCGGTCATCGCGCGCGCCTGCGTGCGCGACCTGTTCGCGGCGGCCGAAGTGCCGCGCATCTTCTCGGTGATGATGACGGTGATGGGGCTGGCGCCGCTGCTCGCGCCCCTCGTCGGCGGCTATCTGCTCCTGCTGTTCGGCTGGCGCGCGATCTTCCTGACCCAGGCCGCGCTGGGGCTGCTCGGTCTTCTCGCCGTCCTGCTGCGCCTGCCGGAAAGCCATGCCGGGCCGCGCCGCGACCTGCATCTGGGGACGATCTTCCTCGATTACGGGCGCATCGTGACCGACCGCCGCTTCATCGGCTATGTGCTCGGCGCGGCGACCTCGGCCGGCGGCCTGTTCGCCTATATCACCGCCAGCCCGCACGTCTTCATCGATCTGTTCCACGTGCCGGCGCAGCATTTCGGCTGGTTCTTCGGCGCCAACGCCATCGCCCTCATCACCGGCTCGCACGTCTCCGGGCGGCTGCTGAAGACGCGGCGGGCGGAGCAGGTTTTGATCGTCGCCCAGCTCGGCCAGGCCGGCGCCGGCGTCCTGCTCATGACCTTCGCGACCACGGGCATCGGCGGGATCTGGGGCATCGCCTTCGGCCTGATGCTCTATGTCGGGCTCAACGGCGCGGTGATGCCGACGGCAAGCGGCGTCGCCATGCGGCCCTTCAGCCTGAACGCCGGCATGGCCTCGGCCCTGCTCGGCACCTTCCAGTTCGGCATGGCGGCGCTGGCCTCGGTCGTGGTCGGCGCGCTGCCGCAGACCAGCGCCCTGACCATGGCGGCGGCGATCGCCGCCTGCGGCATCGGCGGGCTGGCGTTCAACCTGCTGCTCAGTCCCAAAGCGGCTTAG
- a CDS encoding 3-hydroxybutyryl-CoA dehydrogenase yields the protein MVIERIGVIGAGQMGNGIAHVLSLAGYDVVLDDVNKDQLGKALERITKNMHRQAARGLIKEDQIEPALKRIRTTTALDDLKDRDLVIEAATEDEAVKKKIFQDLTPRLNDKALIATNTSSISVTRLATATDRPERFIGIHFMNPVPMMQLVEVIRGIATDDPTFQAALEIVRRVGKTAAYAEDFPAFIVNRILQPMINEAVYTLYEGVGNVEAIDTAMRLGANHPMGPLQLADFIGLDTCLSIMQVLYEGLADSKYRPCPLLVKYVEAGWLGQKTGRGFYDYRGDHPVPTR from the coding sequence ATGGTTATTGAACGCATCGGCGTTATCGGCGCGGGCCAGATGGGCAACGGCATCGCCCATGTCCTGTCGCTGGCCGGTTACGACGTGGTGCTCGACGACGTCAACAAGGACCAGCTCGGCAAGGCGCTGGAGCGCATCACCAAGAACATGCACCGCCAGGCGGCGCGCGGCCTGATCAAGGAAGACCAGATCGAGCCGGCGCTGAAACGCATCCGCACGACCACCGCGCTGGACGACCTGAAGGACCGCGACCTCGTCATCGAGGCGGCGACCGAGGACGAAGCGGTCAAGAAGAAGATCTTCCAGGACCTGACGCCGCGCCTGAACGACAAGGCGCTGATCGCGACCAACACCTCGTCGATTTCCGTCACCCGGCTCGCGACCGCGACCGACCGGCCGGAGCGCTTCATCGGCATCCATTTCATGAACCCCGTGCCGATGATGCAGCTCGTGGAAGTCATCCGCGGCATCGCGACCGACGATCCGACCTTCCAGGCGGCGCTGGAGATCGTGCGGCGGGTCGGCAAGACGGCGGCCTATGCCGAGGACTTCCCGGCCTTCATCGTCAACCGCATCCTGCAGCCGATGATCAACGAGGCGGTCTATACGCTGTACGAGGGCGTCGGGAACGTCGAGGCGATCGACACCGCGATGCGGCTGGGCGCCAACCATCCGATGGGCCCGCTGCAACTCGCAGATTTCATCGGGCTCGATACCTGCCTGTCGATCATGCAGGTGCTGTATGAGGGCCTGGCGGATTCGAAATACCGCCCCTGTCCGCTGCTGGTGAAATATGTCGAGGCCGGCTGGCTGGGGCAGAAGACCGGCCGCGGCTTCTACGACTATCGCGGCGACCATCCGGTCCCGACGCGGTAG
- a CDS encoding N,N-dimethylformamidase beta subunit family domain-containing protein: MLALYTDVLSVAAGDGFVIHASADAGPCRLEIARVGAVRDIMLVREGIAIGSHPVPGDADQKGCRWPPLLRVETGADWRSGYYDILLTQGAEEAHHFVCVRAGADTARMVLVLATNTLHAYNYWGGASAYCHVESLMRREKSLAEAMEGAIGVLSTQRPFPPLLLAPPPDMPRLVNLRPRGFQERTWASADPGWSRAHRQSPYDGSAGYLNKWEHAFVRWAEGEENFAFDYLTDHDLDRDPAALDGYDVAVLVGHSEYWSGAERAAFEAFVDRGGRLAIFSGNTAFWKVRWEDEGRTLVCRKWKGEGEAVADADKTHLWSHPMFGAPEAAITGLSFLYGGYHRLGLCAARGQGGYTIYRDGHWALKGTDLFYGDVIGADVPLIGYENDGCPIRFGADGLPAPDGGAGVPDALEIVAFVPAVFAESPDNPYRPLIPPEQMDVVARIAYGDASLAMQARVSRGHAVMASFKRGEGEVFNAGTTEWAYGLAARDPFVTRIARNVLERFLG, translated from the coding sequence ATGCTTGCTCTCTATACCGATGTGTTGAGCGTCGCGGCCGGCGACGGCTTCGTCATCCATGCCAGCGCCGATGCCGGCCCCTGCCGTCTGGAGATCGCGCGTGTCGGCGCCGTTCGAGACATCATGCTCGTCCGCGAAGGCATCGCCATCGGCAGCCATCCCGTTCCGGGCGACGCGGACCAAAAGGGCTGCCGCTGGCCGCCTCTGCTGCGTGTCGAAACCGGCGCCGATTGGCGATCCGGCTATTACGACATCCTACTGACTCAAGGCGCGGAGGAGGCACACCACTTCGTCTGCGTGCGCGCGGGCGCGGACACGGCGCGCATGGTTCTGGTCCTCGCGACCAACACGCTGCACGCCTACAATTATTGGGGCGGCGCCTCGGCCTATTGCCATGTCGAATCCCTGATGCGGCGGGAAAAGTCGCTGGCCGAGGCGATGGAAGGCGCGATCGGCGTGCTCTCGACCCAGCGCCCCTTCCCGCCGCTGCTTCTGGCCCCGCCGCCGGACATGCCGCGCCTCGTCAATCTGCGCCCGCGCGGCTTTCAGGAACGGACCTGGGCAAGCGCCGATCCCGGCTGGTCGCGGGCGCATCGCCAGTCGCCCTATGACGGCTCGGCCGGCTATCTCAACAAATGGGAGCACGCCTTCGTGCGCTGGGCGGAGGGCGAGGAGAATTTCGCCTTCGACTATCTCACCGACCACGATCTCGACCGCGATCCGGCGGCGCTGGACGGCTATGACGTCGCGGTGCTCGTCGGGCACAGCGAGTACTGGTCCGGTGCCGAACGCGCCGCGTTCGAGGCATTCGTCGATCGCGGCGGAAGGCTCGCGATCTTCTCCGGCAACACGGCGTTCTGGAAGGTGCGCTGGGAGGACGAGGGCAGGACGCTGGTCTGCCGCAAATGGAAGGGCGAAGGCGAAGCCGTCGCGGATGCCGACAAGACCCATCTGTGGTCGCATCCGATGTTCGGCGCGCCGGAAGCGGCGATCACCGGTCTCAGCTTCCTCTATGGCGGCTATCACCGCCTCGGCCTTTGCGCGGCACGCGGCCAGGGCGGCTACACGATCTATCGCGACGGCCATTGGGCGCTGAAGGGGACCGACCTCTTCTACGGCGACGTGATCGGCGCGGACGTGCCCCTGATCGGCTATGAAAACGACGGCTGCCCGATCCGCTTCGGCGCCGACGGCCTGCCGGCGCCCGACGGCGGCGCCGGCGTGCCCGACGCTCTGGAGATCGTGGCCTTCGTGCCCGCCGTGTTCGCGGAGAGTCCGGACAATCCCTATCGCCCCCTGATCCCGCCGGAGCAGATGGACGTCGTCGCGCGCATCGCCTATGGCGACGCGAGCCTGGCAATGCAGGCGCGGGTGTCGCGCGGCCATGCGGTGATGGCTTCGTTCAAGCGCGGCGAGGGCGAGGTGTTCAACGCCGGCACGACCGAATGGGCGTACGGCCTGGCCGCGCGCGACCCCTTCGTCACGCGCATCGCCCGCAACGTCCTGGAACGGTTTCTGGGTTAG
- a CDS encoding c-type cytochrome translates to MRKELLFAALLVATSPAVAADADNGKAIFGRCAICHTVAKGGGNGLGPNLFGVVGRKAASLPNFSYSSALRGAGITWTDAKLTAWIASPAKLVPGTRMVFGGISNPAQVADVVAYLGTLK, encoded by the coding sequence ATGCGCAAAGAGTTGTTGTTCGCCGCCCTGTTGGTTGCCACCTCTCCGGCCGTGGCCGCCGATGCCGATAACGGCAAGGCGATCTTCGGGCGATGCGCCATCTGCCACACCGTGGCGAAGGGCGGCGGCAACGGGCTGGGGCCGAACCTGTTCGGCGTGGTCGGTCGCAAAGCGGCGTCGCTGCCGAATTTCAGCTATTCCTCCGCGCTGCGCGGCGCCGGCATCACCTGGACCGACGCCAAGCTGACGGCCTGGATCGCCAGCCCGGCCAAGCTCGTGCCCGGCACCCGCATGGTGTTCGGCGGGATCTCCAATCCGGCGCAAGTGGCGGACGTCGTCGCCTATCTGGGCACGCTCAAATGA